In one window of Dokdonia sp. PRO95 DNA:
- the sucC gene encoding ADP-forming succinate--CoA ligase subunit beta, protein MNLHEYQGKEILNSFGVRIQRGYVAQTPDEAVAAAERLTEETGTGWHVIKAQVHAGGRGKGGGVKLAKSLDEVRSIADQIIGMDLVTPQTSAEGKRVHQVLVAEDVYYPGDSEPEEYYMSVLLNRGTGRNMIMYSTEGGMDIETVAEETPHLIFHEEIDPATGLLPFQARKIAFNLGLSGAAFKDMTKFVAALYKAYTDSDSSLFEINPVLKTSDDKIMAVDAKVSLDDNALYRRKDYAAMRDKREENQVEVEAGEKGLNYVDLDGNVGCMVNGAGLAMATMDLIKQSGGEPANFLDVGGTADAERVEAAFQLILKDPAVKAILVNIFGGIVRCDRVAQGIIDAYKNMGTINVPIIVRLQGTNADIAKKLIDDSGLDVQSAIEFKEAADKVQAVLA, encoded by the coding sequence ATGAATCTACACGAATATCAAGGAAAAGAGATATTAAATAGTTTTGGCGTACGTATCCAGCGTGGTTATGTAGCACAGACTCCGGATGAGGCTGTTGCAGCTGCCGAAAGACTTACTGAGGAAACTGGTACTGGATGGCACGTTATTAAAGCGCAAGTTCACGCAGGTGGTCGTGGTAAAGGTGGTGGTGTAAAGCTAGCAAAGAGCCTAGATGAAGTAAGATCTATTGCAGATCAGATCATCGGGATGGATCTTGTTACTCCACAAACAAGTGCAGAAGGTAAAAGAGTTCACCAAGTGCTAGTTGCAGAAGATGTATACTACCCAGGTGACAGCGAGCCAGAAGAATATTATATGTCTGTACTACTTAACCGTGGTACTGGTCGCAATATGATTATGTATTCTACAGAAGGTGGAATGGATATTGAAACAGTAGCAGAGGAAACTCCTCACCTTATCTTTCATGAAGAAATTGATCCTGCAACAGGATTACTTCCTTTCCAAGCACGTAAAATTGCATTTAACTTAGGATTAAGTGGTGCTGCTTTTAAAGACATGACAAAATTTGTTGCTGCTCTTTATAAAGCATACACAGATTCTGATAGTTCACTTTTTGAGATCAACCCTGTTCTTAAAACAAGTGACGATAAGATTATGGCAGTAGATGCAAAGGTATCACTAGATGATAACGCATTATACCGTCGTAAAGATTATGCAGCAATGCGTGACAAGCGTGAAGAAAACCAAGTAGAGGTTGAGGCTGGTGAGAAAGGACTTAACTATGTAGACCTAGACGGTAATGTAGGGTGTATGGTAAACGGTGCTGGACTTGCAATGGCAACTATGGACCTTATCAAGCAATCTGGTGGTGAGCCTGCAAACTTCCTTGATGTAGGAGGTACTGCAGATGCTGAGCGTGTAGAAGCTGCTTTCCAATTAATACTTAAGGATCCTGCTGTAAAGGCAATCTTAGTAAACATTTTTGGAGGTATCGTACGTTGTGACCGTGTGGCACAAGGTATTATTGATGCATACAAAAACATGGGAACTATCAACGTGCCTATCATTGTACGTTTACAAGGAACTAACGCAGATATCGCAAAGAAATTAATAGATGATTCTGGACTTGACGTTCAATCTGCTATTGAGTTTAAAGAAGCTGCAGATAAAGTACAGGCTGTACTAGCTTAA
- a CDS encoding ATP-dependent Clp protease adaptor ClpS, whose product MSNQEKYQEDVDVLTEETPSHEIILYNDEVNTFDHVINTLIYACDHEENQAHQCALLVHYKGKCSVKSGEYKDLEPRCSKLLQAGLSAEIV is encoded by the coding sequence ATGAGTAATCAAGAAAAATATCAAGAAGACGTAGATGTACTAACAGAAGAAACTCCATCACACGAGATTATTCTGTATAATGATGAAGTAAATACTTTTGACCACGTTATAAATACGCTTATTTATGCATGTGACCATGAGGAGAATCAAGCACATCAATGTGCGTTACTAGTACATTACAAAGGAAAATGCTCTGTAAAGTCTGGTGAGTATAAAGATCTAGAGCCTCGTTGCTCAAAACTTTTACAAGCAGGACTGAGTGCAGAAATTGTATAA
- the prmA gene encoding 50S ribosomal protein L11 methyltransferase — protein MTPIYLGYTFTIEPRDPATEIIIAELGYAGFESFTETTSGVIAYIQKEEAFPSGEVDFAALLTDIQILKSDEFNITYTAEEIEQVNWNEEWEKNFEPIEVDGKCAVRAPFHEKTDVEFDIVIEPKMSFGTGHHETTHMMIKHLLKLDVAGKKTLDMGCGTGVLAILAEMRGAQPIDAIDIDNWCYLNTIENVERNNCKHITAYEGEASLLSDKNFEFIIANINRNILLQDIGVYARCLSEDGVLLLSGFYTEDIPLISEKCNEHGLYFVSNYERNNWVACKFEKRG, from the coding sequence ATGACACCCATTTATTTAGGATATACCTTTACTATTGAGCCACGTGACCCTGCTACAGAAATTATCATTGCAGAGCTAGGCTACGCTGGTTTTGAAAGCTTTACAGAAACTACAAGTGGTGTGATTGCATATATCCAGAAAGAAGAAGCGTTTCCTAGTGGTGAAGTTGATTTTGCCGCACTTCTTACAGATATCCAGATTCTCAAATCTGATGAGTTTAACATCACCTACACTGCCGAAGAAATTGAGCAAGTAAACTGGAATGAAGAATGGGAGAAAAACTTTGAACCTATTGAGGTAGACGGAAAATGTGCCGTACGCGCACCTTTTCACGAGAAAACTGATGTTGAGTTTGACATTGTGATTGAGCCAAAAATGTCATTTGGAACTGGTCACCATGAGACTACACACATGATGATTAAGCATTTACTCAAACTCGATGTCGCTGGTAAAAAAACACTTGACATGGGCTGTGGTACTGGAGTACTAGCTATCCTAGCCGAAATGAGAGGTGCACAACCTATAGACGCGATAGACATTGATAATTGGTGTTACCTTAATACTATTGAAAATGTAGAACGCAACAACTGTAAGCATATAACCGCTTACGAAGGCGAGGCCTCTTTGCTATCTGATAAAAATTTCGAATTCATTATCGCAAACATAAACCGTAACATTCTTTTACAAGATATCGGCGTGTATGCGCGTTGTCTTTCTGAGGATGGAGTACTCTTATTAAGTGGGTTCTACACAGAAGACATTCCGTTAATTTCAGAAAAGTGCAATGAGCACGGCCTCTACTTTGTAAGTAATTATGAGCGTAATAATTGGGTTGCTTGCAAGTTTGAAAAAAGAGGATAA
- a CDS encoding S8/S53 family peptidase, translating into MAKLIILSLLLYSCLLQAQEDRFYIRSTSENVEIPVITKDSIVTYLGNDTRLKKMFIEHKVKVFRKEFKYAQRDKLKRTYFVLAESKTFQEELMNLAPDLFEFAESISNESLQIYEPNDYGVTSTTGKNLGAQAVLDYYDFLGVPQAWYYTTGSPEVIIGISDGYIDPEDPEFSGKTTMFKKSSLSKGHGYTIAAIAAARGDNGYGAAGICYYCNIYTTTYGNFKELGQLLELSRAGAKVINCSWGSRTYYETAQEAINEMRDLGTVIVSVPHNAAYSVTNGEQLRYPGAYEHVISVGSVQHKNDEISDGLLIEEKNGKYYAEKQQYHLSRTGGFKNNDPQNEYTLYLSSTNNLDSSVDIVAPGNDIFQYYNYKENGEIFHNPFQATSPAAPLVTGTIGLMFSLNPSLSVDEVNSIIKLSATNIDHIKANAPLKGLWGAGSLHTGRAVKMTHDMLQSDTYMMIENQRFARWDFKINAAHKIMIKNQQFIEDTTVDFTAKDKILINAETVLLPGDNGSIILTIDPNASYNLETIKE; encoded by the coding sequence ATGGCTAAACTCATTATCTTATCTCTCCTACTCTATTCTTGCCTGCTTCAAGCGCAAGAAGACCGCTTTTACATACGTAGTACATCTGAAAACGTAGAGATTCCTGTAATTACAAAGGACTCTATTGTAACCTACTTAGGTAATGATACAAGACTCAAAAAAATGTTTATTGAGCACAAGGTTAAAGTATTTAGAAAAGAATTCAAGTACGCGCAGCGAGATAAACTCAAACGCACATACTTTGTTCTTGCAGAGAGTAAAACGTTTCAAGAAGAGTTAATGAATCTAGCGCCAGATCTATTTGAGTTTGCAGAGAGTATCTCAAATGAATCGCTACAAATTTATGAACCTAATGATTACGGCGTTACAAGTACCACTGGCAAAAACCTAGGCGCACAAGCAGTTTTAGACTATTATGATTTCCTTGGTGTACCACAAGCTTGGTACTACACCACAGGTTCTCCGGAAGTAATTATTGGAATATCTGATGGCTATATAGACCCAGAAGATCCTGAGTTTTCAGGCAAAACTACCATGTTCAAAAAAAGCAGCCTATCCAAAGGTCATGGATACACAATCGCTGCAATAGCTGCAGCTCGTGGTGATAATGGATATGGCGCGGCAGGAATTTGCTATTACTGCAACATATACACAACGACCTATGGTAACTTTAAAGAGTTGGGCCAACTACTAGAACTATCAAGAGCAGGCGCAAAAGTGATTAATTGCAGCTGGGGATCACGCACCTATTATGAGACTGCGCAGGAAGCCATTAATGAAATGCGCGACCTTGGTACCGTGATTGTTTCTGTACCACATAATGCGGCATATAGTGTTACAAACGGAGAACAACTAAGATATCCAGGTGCTTATGAGCATGTGATATCTGTAGGAAGTGTGCAGCATAAAAATGACGAAATTTCAGATGGACTTCTCATTGAAGAGAAGAACGGAAAATACTATGCAGAGAAGCAGCAATATCACTTATCGCGTACAGGTGGTTTTAAAAATAATGATCCACAAAATGAATATACGCTATACCTCAGTTCTACAAATAATCTAGATAGCTCTGTGGATATTGTCGCACCGGGAAATGATATTTTTCAATACTATAATTATAAAGAGAATGGTGAAATATTTCATAATCCGTTCCAGGCGACATCTCCTGCCGCACCACTTGTCACTGGAACTATAGGACTTATGTTTTCACTTAACCCATCACTCTCAGTAGATGAAGTGAACAGCATTATAAAATTAAGCGCCACTAATATTGATCACATAAAAGCAAACGCTCCACTCAAAGGATTATGGGGTGCAGGATCATTACACACAGGCAGAGCTGTAAAGATGACTCATGACATGCTACAGTCTGATACGTATATGATGATTGAAAATCAGCGATTTGCTCGGTGGGATTTTAAAATTAATGCCGCGCATAAAATCATGATTAAGAATCAGCAATTTATAGAGGACACTACAGTAGATTTTACTGCAAAAGATAAGATTCTCATCAATGCAGAAACCGTACTTTTGCCTGGAGACAACGGATCTATAATACTTACTATTGATCCTAATGCATCTTATAACTTAGAAACTATAAAAGAATGA
- the tpiA gene encoding triose-phosphate isomerase: protein MRKNIVAGNWKMNNDLGATATLITALKQKKNEGNAEVIIAPTFVNLYSAFDSLSDSNITVAAQNMHQAESGAFTGEISAGMLKGIGIDTVILGHSERRAYFHESDELLAQKVDSALKNDMRIIFCFGEELEDRKTGKEEDVVGSQLKNALFHLDASAWSNIVLAYEPVWAIGTGETASPEQAQDMHAFIRKTVAEKYNNDVAENVSILYGGSVKPANAKEIFSKPDVDGGLIGGAALKADDFFDIVNAFA, encoded by the coding sequence ATGAGAAAAAATATCGTCGCTGGAAACTGGAAAATGAATAATGACCTAGGTGCCACAGCAACCTTAATCACAGCACTTAAACAAAAGAAAAATGAAGGAAATGCGGAGGTTATTATCGCCCCTACATTTGTAAATCTTTACAGTGCTTTTGATAGTCTTTCTGACTCAAACATCACTGTTGCTGCGCAAAACATGCATCAAGCAGAAAGTGGAGCTTTTACGGGAGAGATTTCGGCGGGTATGCTTAAAGGAATTGGTATAGACACTGTGATTTTAGGACATAGTGAACGCCGTGCTTATTTTCACGAAAGTGATGAGCTACTTGCTCAAAAAGTAGATAGCGCTCTTAAAAACGATATGAGAATTATATTCTGTTTTGGTGAGGAACTAGAAGACCGTAAAACAGGAAAAGAAGAAGATGTGGTGGGTAGCCAACTCAAAAATGCATTATTTCACTTAGATGCTAGCGCGTGGTCAAATATTGTTCTTGCATACGAGCCAGTGTGGGCAATAGGTACTGGAGAAACGGCATCACCAGAGCAAGCACAAGACATGCACGCCTTTATAAGAAAAACTGTAGCCGAAAAGTATAACAATGACGTCGCAGAAAACGTATCCATCCTTTATGGAGGATCTGTAAAACCTGCTAATGCAAAAGAAATTTTTAGTAAGCCAGACGTTGATGGTGGTCTCATAGGTGGTGCTGCCCTTAAAGCAGATGACTTTTTTGATATTGTAAATGCGTTTGCATAG
- a CDS encoding ABC transporter permease, whose protein sequence is MIKYLLYKLGYALLTLWGVVTVIFFLFTVLPGDPASMMLDQNENPEQLAKVRAKYGFDKPISTQYAYYINDLSLLSLHANDEQNYTSLASGKYSATPLFEIGNRTLAIKYPYLRESFQKTGKPVTEVIAETLPNTIVLAVSAIVIAICIGVFLGIISAQMRDTWVDKTIQVVSTLGMSVPSFFSAILFAWLFGYALHKYTNLNMTGSLYEMDDFGEHVHIQWKNLVLPALVLGIRPLAVVIQLMRNSLLEVYNQEYIRTAKAKGLTTYQIIKNHALKNALNPVVTAVSGWFASMLAGAVFVEYIFGWNGLGKEIVDALNTLDLPIIMGAVLIIATLFVIINILVDFVYGWLDPKIRLR, encoded by the coding sequence TTGATTAAATACCTATTATATAAATTAGGTTATGCGCTGCTCACGTTGTGGGGAGTAGTAACCGTTATTTTTTTCTTATTTACCGTACTGCCTGGAGATCCAGCGAGTATGATGCTTGACCAAAATGAAAATCCAGAACAACTAGCAAAGGTGCGAGCAAAATATGGTTTTGATAAGCCTATAAGTACGCAATACGCATACTACATTAACGACCTTTCTTTACTTTCTCTACATGCTAATGATGAGCAAAACTATACGTCGCTAGCTTCTGGCAAGTACAGCGCAACTCCATTATTTGAGATTGGAAATAGGACGCTAGCAATAAAATATCCATACCTCAGAGAGAGTTTTCAGAAGACAGGTAAACCCGTCACAGAGGTTATTGCCGAGACGTTACCTAACACTATTGTTCTTGCCGTAAGCGCTATTGTGATTGCCATATGTATTGGTGTTTTTTTAGGTATTATTTCTGCGCAAATGCGGGACACATGGGTTGACAAAACCATACAGGTTGTAAGTACACTAGGAATGAGTGTTCCTAGTTTTTTTAGCGCTATTCTTTTTGCTTGGCTCTTTGGCTATGCGCTTCATAAATATACCAATCTCAATATGACAGGTAGCTTGTATGAGATGGATGATTTTGGGGAGCATGTGCACATCCAGTGGAAGAACTTGGTTTTACCAGCACTAGTTTTAGGTATACGACCGCTTGCCGTTGTAATTCAATTAATGCGCAACTCGCTTCTTGAAGTTTACAATCAAGAATACATAAGAACTGCCAAAGCTAAAGGTCTCACCACCTACCAGATTATAAAAAATCACGCACTTAAAAATGCATTAAATCCTGTAGTCACTGCAGTGTCTGGATGGTTTGCTTCTATGCTTGCAGGTGCAGTTTTTGTAGAATATATTTTTGGGTGGAATGGTTTAGGTAAGGAAATAGTAGATGCACTCAACACACTGGATTTACCTATTATCATGGGTGCCGTACTTATTATCGCTACGCTATTTGTAATCATAAATATTCTTGTAGATTTCGTCTACGGCTGGCTAGATCCAAAAATTAGGCTACGCTAG
- a CDS encoding BT_3928 family protein produces MKLLTHIARFIVGALFIFSGFIKLNDPLGFSYKLQEYFSAEVLGLEFLSPYALLIAIILVVVEVLLGIALLVGYRKKITLWLLFAMIAFFTFLTFYSAYFNKVTDCGCFGDAIPLVPWESFAKDVILLVLILFLMFNQKYILPIFGKLINTSIVFVSFLACMFFGMHVLEHLPWLDFRAYKVGSNIAEGMRIPKGAPEATFEYQWKFNIDGKEEVITTEGGYPQVDGEFISYEVVQTAEGYEPPVHDFTIERGEENYTTEFLEKENLVVIVAYNLTNTEREGYYNIRTITEDAIRKGYNVIGLSSSSQDVTDEFVQDFKLPFKFYFTDETVLKTIVRANPGIVSLHKGTILQKLHYNDAQDLRLQTLENSKPNLDFTLKHELDSIAILDQKYRRMMYLQDGEEKNAEAKKLGVAPEEFQNFIWKQQELLDSINLERIEYTLKTKGYPGKSIVGEPTNTAAWYVIQHNPDKIPMYIDTIKKAGKDGELPYRLVAMMEDRLLMSNGKPQIYGTQGATYPNMADFIWPIADPQDVNERRAAAGFPQTIEQYGKDLFGQDFEYKEITLDEALAAKQQMLEGKAASN; encoded by the coding sequence ATGAAACTACTTACACACATAGCTCGCTTTATTGTAGGAGCACTTTTCATCTTTAGCGGATTTATAAAGCTTAACGACCCTCTAGGGTTTTCTTATAAGCTTCAAGAATATTTTAGCGCAGAGGTGTTAGGTCTTGAATTCTTATCACCCTACGCGCTGCTTATTGCCATCATACTTGTGGTGGTTGAAGTGCTATTAGGAATTGCTTTGCTGGTAGGGTATCGTAAAAAAATCACCTTGTGGCTACTGTTTGCAATGATTGCATTTTTTACATTTCTCACCTTCTACTCCGCTTATTTTAATAAGGTGACAGATTGCGGATGTTTTGGTGATGCTATTCCGTTAGTGCCATGGGAGTCTTTTGCAAAAGATGTGATTTTGCTAGTGCTTATCCTTTTCTTGATGTTTAATCAGAAATATATCCTGCCTATTTTTGGAAAACTCATCAACACCTCTATTGTCTTTGTATCATTTTTAGCATGTATGTTCTTTGGTATGCACGTACTCGAGCACCTACCATGGTTAGATTTTAGAGCTTACAAAGTAGGCTCAAACATAGCCGAAGGAATGAGAATTCCAAAAGGCGCACCAGAAGCTACGTTTGAGTACCAATGGAAATTTAATATTGACGGTAAAGAAGAAGTAATTACCACAGAAGGTGGCTACCCGCAAGTAGATGGAGAGTTTATCTCATACGAGGTCGTACAAACAGCCGAAGGTTATGAACCACCTGTACACGATTTTACAATAGAACGCGGAGAAGAAAATTATACTACAGAATTTCTAGAGAAAGAAAATCTCGTTGTAATTGTTGCTTATAACCTGACTAATACGGAGAGAGAAGGCTATTATAATATTAGAACCATTACAGAAGATGCTATTAGAAAAGGATATAACGTCATAGGTCTAAGCTCCTCGTCACAAGATGTAACAGATGAGTTTGTACAAGATTTTAAACTTCCTTTTAAGTTTTACTTTACAGATGAAACGGTTTTAAAAACTATTGTACGTGCAAATCCTGGAATTGTTAGTCTTCATAAAGGAACTATCTTACAAAAGCTTCACTATAATGACGCCCAAGACTTGCGCTTACAAACTCTAGAAAACAGTAAGCCTAACCTTGATTTCACCCTCAAACATGAGCTAGATAGTATAGCCATTCTCGATCAAAAGTACAGACGGATGATGTACTTGCAAGACGGAGAAGAAAAGAATGCCGAAGCTAAAAAGCTAGGCGTAGCTCCAGAGGAATTTCAAAATTTTATCTGGAAGCAACAGGAATTACTGGACAGTATTAATCTTGAGCGTATTGAATATACCCTAAAAACGAAAGGATATCCAGGCAAAAGCATCGTGGGAGAACCGACAAATACTGCTGCATGGTATGTAATCCAGCATAATCCTGATAAAATACCAATGTACATAGATACCATCAAAAAAGCTGGAAAAGATGGCGAACTGCCATACAGACTTGTTGCAATGATGGAAGACCGCTTACTTATGAGTAATGGCAAACCTCAAATTTATGGTACTCAAGGAGCAACATACCCAAACATGGCCGATTTTATATGGCCTATAGCAGATCCTCAAGATGTAAATGAAAGACGTGCTGCAGCTGGATTTCCTCAAACTATTGAGCAATATGGTAAAGACCTCTTTGGCCAAGACTTTGAATACAAAGAAATAACTCTTGATGAAGCGCTTGCTGCAAAACAGCAAATGCTCGAAGGTAAGGCGGCATCAAATTGA
- a CDS encoding DUF1599 domain-containing protein yields the protein MPDTSAQYDAVITQCRDLFIKKMKDYGSAWRILRLPSLTDQIFIKAQRIRGLQQNAVQKVDEGQQSEFIGIINYCAMALVNLERGVVEQPDMELEEATHAYDEKIKLTKQLMMDKNHDYGEAWRDMRVSSLTDLILQKLLRVKQIEDNKGKTLVSEGIDANYQDMINYAVFAMIHLGDA from the coding sequence ATGCCTGACACTTCTGCCCAATATGATGCGGTAATCACACAATGTAGAGACCTTTTTATTAAAAAAATGAAAGACTATGGGAGTGCATGGCGCATTTTGAGACTTCCTTCTCTCACGGATCAAATTTTTATAAAAGCACAACGCATACGCGGTTTACAGCAAAACGCGGTGCAAAAGGTAGATGAAGGGCAGCAATCTGAATTTATAGGTATCATTAATTACTGCGCCATGGCGCTAGTAAATCTTGAGCGCGGCGTGGTAGAGCAACCAGACATGGAGCTTGAAGAGGCTACACATGCTTATGATGAGAAAATAAAACTCACAAAACAGTTAATGATGGATAAAAATCACGACTATGGTGAGGCATGGCGTGATATGCGAGTGAGCAGTCTTACAGATTTGATTCTCCAGAAATTGTTGCGTGTGAAGCAAATAGAAGATAATAAAGGAAAAACCCTCGTTTCTGAAGGTATTGATGCAAACTATCAAGACATGATTAATTATGCTGTTTTTGCAATGATTCACTTAGGTGATGCATAA
- the folP gene encoding dihydropteroate synthase yields the protein MKINCKGTLIDLSKPKVMGILNLTPDSFYDGGRYKNMEAAIDQVRTMLDDGATFIDVGAYSSRPGAVDISVEEEELRLIPVIEQLVTLFPEIIISVDTFRASVARKAIAAGAAMINDISAGQLDPEMMSTVGELGVPYIMMHMRGTPQTMKELAVYENITKEVLHYFSERVAVARSHKINDLIVDPGFGFAKTANHSFELLNKLAIFKQLDLPILAGVSRKSMIYKTLETSPDKALNGTTVLNTIAINKGAHILRVHDVKEAMEVVTLCEACLV from the coding sequence ATGAAAATAAACTGTAAAGGAACGCTAATAGATCTCTCCAAGCCTAAGGTGATGGGAATACTAAACCTCACTCCAGATAGTTTTTATGATGGTGGTAGGTATAAAAATATGGAAGCTGCTATTGACCAAGTAAGAACAATGCTTGATGATGGCGCAACATTTATTGACGTAGGAGCTTACAGTTCGCGACCAGGAGCTGTAGATATTTCGGTAGAGGAGGAGGAGTTGAGATTGATACCAGTGATAGAACAACTGGTGACTTTGTTTCCAGAGATTATAATCTCTGTAGATACCTTTCGCGCAAGCGTAGCAAGAAAAGCAATAGCAGCAGGAGCAGCTATGATTAATGATATAAGTGCAGGGCAGTTAGATCCAGAAATGATGTCTACAGTAGGGGAGTTGGGTGTTCCTTATATAATGATGCATATGCGAGGTACTCCTCAGACTATGAAGGAACTTGCGGTCTATGAGAATATAACAAAAGAGGTGCTGCATTACTTTAGCGAGCGAGTGGCTGTCGCAAGGTCTCATAAAATAAATGATCTCATAGTAGATCCAGGATTTGGATTTGCAAAAACAGCGAATCATAGTTTTGAGTTGCTTAATAAGTTGGCAATTTTTAAACAGTTAGACTTACCTATACTAGCAGGTGTTTCTCGTAAATCTATGATTTATAAGACCCTCGAGACATCACCAGATAAGGCACTTAATGGGACCACGGTATTAAATACAATCGCGATCAATAAAGGAGCACATATATTGAGAGTTCATGACGTAAAGGAGGCTATGGAAGTGGTAACTCTTTGCGAGGCGTGCTTGGTATAG